Part of the Xanthomonas sp. SI genome is shown below.
GACGGCGTGGCCTCGATCGGCATCGCCGCGGTGCTGGCCTGTTCGGCCTTCGTGCTGGCCCGCGAGACCAAGGGCCTGCTGATCGGCGAACCGGCGGCGCGGCCGCTGAGCGATGCCTTGCGCCGCATCGCCGGCGCGGATCCGGACGTACGCGCGGTCAACGGCGTGCTGAGCGTGCAGATGGGTCCCGAGCAGGTGGTCGCCGCACTCAGCGCCGAATTCGAGGACCAGCGCAGCACCGCGCAGATCGAGGCCTGCATCGAGCGCATCGAACGCGCCGCGCGCGCGCAATACCCCGAATTGCAGTCGCTGTTCGTCAAGCCGCAAACGCCCGAGGCGTGGCAGGCGCGGCGCAGCGCGTTGCGCGCGCCGCCGCCAGCCTGAACGCGTAATCCGCCGCGCCGACTTGCGATCCGCCGCCGCTTTTCGTTAGGGTATTCGGGTAGCACCTCCCATCGCGCTGTGACTGTGCCGGCGTATCCCACTTCCTACTGAATGAGGTTTCCCATGGAGATCGCCAATGGCCTTGTCGCCACCATCCACTACACCCTGACCGACGATGCCGGCGAGGTGATCGATCAATCCGCGCCGGACAATCCGCTGAGCTATCTGCACGGCGCCGGCAACATCGTGCCGGGGCTGGAAAAGGCGCTGACCGGCAAGCGCCCCGGCGAACGCGTGCAGGTCGACGTGATTCCGGCCGAAGGCTACGGTCCGCGCCACGAGCAGCTGCAACAGCAGGTGCCGCGCAGCTCGTTCCCGGATGCCGAAGGCCTGCAGCCCGGCATGCAGTTCCAGGCGCAGACCGACCAGGGCCCGCTGCTGGTCACGGTCACCGAGGTCGGCGCGGAACTGGTGACCATCGACGGCAACCATCCGCTGGCCGGGCAGGTGCTGCATTTCGCGGTGGAAGTGGCCGGCGTGCGCGATGCCACCGAGCAGGAAAAGAACCAGGGCCACGCGGGCGCGGCGCTGTAACCGTCCGCATCCCGGCTGCACCGCACGAGGCCCGCAATCGCGGGCCTCGTGCATTGTGCGGAGGCGGCAGCGACAGGCGCGGCCACGCCCCTGCAGCGGCCGCCGCCGGCTTGCGCCGCGCTGCGGCTTGCCGCACAGTGCGCGGCCCCCTGCCCGGCCCCGCAGCGACATGAGACTCGGCATCGATTTCGGCACCAGCAACTCCGCCGCCGCCGCGGTGATCGATGGCCGCGTGGTGCCGATCGGCTTCGGCGACCAGCACCAGTTCCGCACCACCGTGTACTTCCCGGAAGTGATGCGCGACCCGGCCGATTTCGAGCTGACTCCGGTGCTGGAACGGCAGGTGGACGAGCTGATCGAGGCCGGGCGCCGCGATGCGGCCGCCGCCGGCCGCGAGCGCAGCCGCGACGAGTTGCGCCGCGATGCGATCCGGGTGGTGCGCCGGCAATGGATGGAAGCGCAGATGCGCGAGCCGCGCAGTTCCGCGGCGTTGCTGCAGAACGCGGTGTACGGCGACGCGGCGCTGGATGCGTATTTCATCGAAGGCGAAGGCAGCCTGGTGCAGAGCCCGAAATCGATGCTCGGCTACAACCTGCATCCGCGCGCCAAGCAGACCATCACCGGCATCGCCACCCATATCCTCGAGCACATCCGCCTGACCGCCTCGCAGCAACTCGGCCTGCAGGTGCGCAGCGCGCTGCTCGGGCGCCCGGTGCAGTTCCGCAGTTCGATCGGCGAGGCCGGCAACGCGCAGGCGCTGCAGATCCTGCACAGCGCCGCGATCGCCGCCGGCTTCGACGACATCGCGTTCCTGGAAGAACCCGCCGCCGCGGCGATGCACTACCACGCCGGCAGCGACGAACGCCACGACGCAGTGGTGGTGGACATCGGCGGCGGCACCACCGACATCGCCCACGCCAGCGTCGGCGGCGACGGCGCGCCGCAGGTGCATCGCGCCTGGGGCATTGCCCGTGGCGGCACCGACATCGACCTGGCGCTGAGCCTGGCCAGCTACATGCCGCTGTTCGGCCGCGGCAGCACCCGCGTGCCGGCGCACCATTACGTCGAGGCGGCGATGGTGCAGGACACCACCCGCCAGCGCGATTTCCGCCAGCATCGCTACGACGAAGTGCCGCACCCTTACGACACGCGGCTGCAGGCGCTACAGGACACCGGCAACACCGCGCGCCTGTACCGCGCGGTGGAGCGCAGCAAGATCCGCCTCAGCGACAGCGCGCAGCACGCGGAGGCGCTGGAGTACATCGAAGCCGGGCTGCAGGTGCAGGTGCGGGCCGACGAACTGACCCATGCCGCGCGCAGCTATCTGGAGGCGCTGGGCGAGCTGCTCGCGCAGGTCCGCAGCGACATCGGCTGCGATCCGGCCGCGGTGTTCCTGACCGGCGGCATGTCGCGCGCCGGCTACATCCAGCAGGTGGTCGCCGCCGCGTTCCCGCAAGCGCGCCTGGTGCACGGCGACCCCTCGTTCGGCGTGGTCCAGGGTCTGGCCCTGGCCGCCGCGCAGCGCTGACCGACGCAGGCCGCAACGCCTCGCCAACCTCGCCGCAGCGCGCGCCGGCATGGCCGCGCGTGCCCAAGTCGCTAGCGCAGCTTCCGTTCATACGCAAGGGGCGCGACTGGCGTAATATGCGCGGTCACGCTTCAGCGTCACGTTTCTACACGCGTCTCGTCCGGCCGTTTCTGTCGCCCGACTCGCCCCTCTTCTCGCGCCAGCCTCCGTCCCGCTTCGGGCCGGACCCAACGGGAGCGCCTGTGTCCGGCTACGCCACCCAGATCAACACGCTCAACCTGGGCGGCCAGGACTATCGCATCCGTTCGCTGCTCGATACCCAACAGTTCTCCGATCCCGACGCGCAGGCCGAAGCGGCCGGCATTTCCTCGGCGCAATGGAGCCTGTTCGGCAACGTGTGGCCGGCCGGCCGGCTGCTCGCCGAAGCGATGGCGCTGTACGACTTCGGCGACAAGCGCATCCTCGAGATCGGCTGCGGCCTCGGCCTGGCCAGCCTGGTGCTGCGCCGCCGCGGCGCCGACATCGTCGCCAGCGACCGGCATCCGCTGACCGAAGTGTTCCTGGCCTACAACGCCGCGCTCAACGAAATGCCCGCGGTGCCGTACCGCCGCCTCGACTGGGACCAGCCCAACCTCGAGCTGGGCCGTTTCGACGTGATTATCGGCAGCGATGTGCTGTACGAACACCAGCATCCGGCGCTGCTGGCCGAATTGCTGGCGCGGCATGCGACGGCGAGCGCGGAAGTGCTGATCGCCGATCCGGGCCGCGGCAACAGCGCCGCACTGACCCGCGCGCTGGCCACGCAGGGCTACGCGCTCAGCGAACAGCGCGAAATGCCGTTGGGGCCGGACGATCTGCCGCCCTACCGCGGCCGCGTGTTGCGCTTCAGCCGCGATGCCCTGCCAACCGGTGGCAACGCGTGAGCGCGCAACAGGCAACGCCGCGCGCCGCGGCCGAAAAATCCGTCACCTGCGATCGCTGCGACGCGATCTGCTGCCGCCTGACCGTGCTGCTGATGCCCGACGACAAGGTGCCCGAGCACTACACCGAGCACACCGCCGAAGGCCTGCACGTGATGGCCCGCGACGAGGACGGCTGGTGCGTGGCGGTGGACAGCAAGCGCATGTGCTGCTCGATCTACGAACAGCGCCCGGCGATCTGCCGCAAATTCACGATGGCCGGCCCGTATTGCCGCGACATCCGCCGCATCCACAACGATCAGTTGGCGCGCGGCATTCCCCTGACGATGTACTGACTCCAGGAGATTCACCATGGCACGTCCCACCAGCAAGACCCCGCCCCCGACCGCCAAGACCGCACGCAGCAGCAGCGGCGACAAGGCGCAGAAGGGCCTCAGCCGCGAGCGTATCGAGGCCGACATGGCCGCGTTCCGCAAGGCCGGCGGCCGCGTCGAAGTGCTCGGCACCACCCGCGTGCTGAAGAAAGTCGACGAAGCCGAAGCCGGCTGAGCACGCGCACTGCGGCCCCGCCGCAGGCGATGTCGGCGCCGTCTTCACGGCGCCGGCCGATAATCCAGATCTCTTCGCTGTGACAGACGCACGGCATGCTCCTGCGCTCCCTCTCCGCTGAACTGGGCCAGCCGGCCTGCGGCAATTGCCGCGATGGCGAACCGCTCGACTTCGGCATCCGCATGGCGTTCCAGCCGATCGTCGATGCGCAGGCGCGCACGATCTACGCGTACGAGGCGCTGGTCCGCGGCGAGGACGGCAGCGGCGCGGCCGCGGTATTGGCGCGGGTGCGGCCGCAGCAGCTGTACCGCTTCGACCAGACCTGCCGAGTGCAGGCGATCGCCACCGCGGCGCGGCTGGGTCTGCGCACCCGGCTGTCGATCAATTTCATTCCCAATGCGGTGTACGAACCGGCGACCTGCATCCGCCTGACCCTGGCCGCGGCCGAGCACTACGGCGTGCCGACCGGCGATCTGATCTTCGAGATGAGCGAGTCCGAGCGCATCCGCGACCTGCCCAAGGTGGTGCGGATCCTGCGCGACTACGCGCAGCGCGGATTCCTGACCGCGATCGACGATTTCGGCGCCGGCCACTCCGGACTCAACCTGCTCGCCAGTTTCCAACCGCATCTGCTCAAGCTGGACATGGCCCTGATCCGCGACATCGATAGCAGCGTACCGCGCCAGCATATCGTCGCCGGCATCGTCGGCATGGCCGCGGCACTGGGCTGCCGGGTGCTTGCCGAGGGCGTGGAAACGCCCGCCGAATACCGCGCGCTGCGCGCGTTGGGCATCGACCTGTACCAGGGTTTCCTGTTCGCGATGCCGGCGCTGGAGGCGTTGCCGGAGATTCCCGCCGAACGCTGGGCCAGCCTGGAACAGGCCGCCTGAGCGACGCCCGGCAGCGCGCATGCGCTGCAGCGTCGGGGCGGCAGCGATGGCGCGGGCCGGGCGCCATCCGCACTTGCCCGATGCGGCGACGATTGCGACCATCGCGCCTCCCCCGCCATGCCGAACCCGCCGATGTCCTCGCTCCACACCATGCTGCCACCCTCGGTCCACCGCTGGCTGGACCTGATCGTGCCGGGCGCGCATATCGCGCTGATCGTGCTCGGCGCATGGCTGTTGCGCACTCTGCTGCGGCGGCTGGTACGGCGCCTGAGCGAGCACCACGCGTTGCCACCCGAACTGACCATGCTGGCGCGCCGCGGCAGCGGCTTCGTGATCTACACCACGGCGCTGCTGCTGATCCTGGATCGGCTCGGCGTGTCCGGCACGGTGCTGTGGACCGCATTCACCGGCTTCGCCGCCGTGGCGGCGGTGGCGTTCTTCGCGGCCTGGAGCGTGCTGTCGAACATCTTCTGCACGCTGCTGATCTTCGCCACGCGGCCGTTCCGCCTGCACGACCACATCGAACTGCTCGAGAACGGCGAAAAGCCCGGACTCAAGGGCCAGGTGGTGGATATCAACCTGATCTACACCACGCTGCGCGAGAACCGCGGCGACGAAGGCGACAGCGTGCTGCAGATTCCCAACAGCCTGTTCTTCCAGCGCAGCACGCGGCGCTGGCGCGGCCATCCGGTGCCGCCGGGACTCGGCTAGCGCGCAAGCGCACGTCCTAACAAGACACTGATCGCACCAACGCTATCGTGGCTGGTCTGTGCGCCGCCTCGCGGCGCGCGCCCCCATCGACAAGGTGCCCCATGGAACTACCCGTCCACCCGTTCGCCGATCTGTTCGCCCAGTTGGGCCTGCCCAACAGCGAAACCGAGATCCGCCAGTTCATCGGCCGCCATTCGCCGCTGCCGGACACGATGCGGCTGGAGGAAGCGCCGTTCTGGACGCCGGCACAGGCGCAGCTGCTGCGCGAGGAGCGCATCGACGACGCCGACTGGGCGATGGTGGTCGATCAACTCAACATCGCCCTGCACTCGCGGCCGGTCCCGCCGGTCGGCACCGCCGCCAACGACGACTGAGTCGTCCAGGGCGCGCCATCCATTCCCAAGCAGATCGCACCGCTACGCGTTGGATTGAACGAACCCGTGGCCACGCCCGCGCGCTGACACGACAGCGCGCACGCGCAACAGCGGCCCTGCGGGTGGGCCTGTCAGGCCCAACGCGACCTACTCGGGAATGGAAGACACGCCCTAGCGCAGCTGGCTGTCCTTGCTGCCGCGGCGGTTGTAGCCGCTGTGCTCGTGCTGTTCGTGGTCGTGCGCTTCCTGGCAGGCCACGCACAGGCGCACGCCCGGCACCGCCTTGCGCCGCGCCTCGGGAATCGGCGCATCGCAGGCCTCGCACTGCTCCAGGCTCGGGCCCTGCGGCAGCTGGCTGCGCGCACGCTTGATCGCATCTTCGACGGTGGCGTCGATCTGGTCCTGCACCGCGCCGTCGCCTGCCCACCCTGTGGCCATGATCGTCTCCAAGGATTCGCTACGTCCCGATGATGCGGCCGCAGCCGGCGATTGCAATGCACGCCGGTTTCACATTCGCCGGCATGTTCATGCACGGCGTGCGCTGTGCGCTGCCCGCCAGGGCGGGTCATCGGTTCTCCAGCAGGTTGCGTTGCGCCAGAGTGCGATCGCTGCCGGCGCGTAGTACCGATGCAGCCGCCACTGCGCAGCGAGCGGCCGAAAGGCCGCGCGCCGCCGGCTACCAGATCAGGTCGTCCGGCACCTGGAAGCGGCTGTAGTACGCGTCGTCCTCGTCGCCGGCCGCCGGCGCGGCCTGGGTGGTGTCGAGCACGATCGCCGCGGGATCGCGGCTGGCCACCTTTTCCACCACCGCGCGCGGGATCGGCGCATAGCCGGCATCCAGCCGCGCGATCACCGCCGCACCGCTGATCAGCTGCGCGCGCAAGGCGGCGTCGACCCGCAAGCGCTGGATCTTGCCGGCATCGGTGAAGTGGTAGTCGATCTCGCCATCGGCCTTGAGCTTGTTGCTGTCGACGATCTGCCGCGCCTGTGCGCGCTGCTCCTGCGCACGCGCCTGCGCGTTGCGCTCGGCGGCCAGCGCGCGGTCGCGCTCCACCCGTTCCAGCCGCAGCCGCTCGCTCTCCAGCTGCTCGGCGCTGGGCAGCGGCGGCGCCTTGCCGTGGCGTGCCTTGGCCTGCTCGCGCGCGACCTGCGCCACCTGGTTCTTCTTCACCAGGCCGGCCTTGAGCAGCTGTTCCTGCAGGGGATTGCGCATCGGGAAAATCCAGTCGATCCAAGACGTTGGACCCTATCTTACCCGCTGCGCCCGCCCCCTGGCCGCGCCCGTGCGGCGGCGGCCACGGCTCGTGCCGGCGGCCTTGGCGCGCTATCGTGGCGCCATGCAAACGCTGAAATACCTCGTCGGCTATCCGCCGCATGTGCAGGATCAGGTCCGCGAGCTGATCGCGCGCGATCGCCTCGGCGAATGGCTGCGCAAGCGCTACGACACGCCCAATCCGGTGCGCAACGACCGCCAGCTGTACGACTACACGCTGGCGTTGAAGGACCGTCACATGCGCAGCTCCGATCCGCTGCACAAGGTCATCTACGACAACCGGCTGCAGGCGGTGAAACACGCGCTCGGCACCCACACCAGCGTCTCGCGGGTGCAGGGCAGCAAGCTCAAGGCCAGCCGCGAGATCCGCATCGCCGGCGTATTCCGCGACGCGCCGGCGGCGTTCCTGCAGATGATCGTGGCGCACGAACTGGCGCACCTGAAGGAAAGCGCGCACAACAAGCCGTTCTACCAGCTGTGCACGCACATGGCGCCGGACTACCACCAACTGGAATTCGATCTGCGCCTGTACCTGACCCAGCTCGATCTCGCCGGTACCGCGGACCGCTGAGCGGCGCCGCGCATGGCAGGGCGGCGACGGCTGCACGTACACTGCCCTGCCCTGATCGCCGAGCCATTCGATGTCCGTCCCTACCCGCCTCGACAAATACGTGGCCGCCATGCTGCCGTGCTCGCGCAGCGAAGCGCAGCAGTACATCGAGGGCGGCTGGGTCAGCGTGGACGGCGTGGTGGTCGAGGAACCGCAGGCGGCGGTGACCACGCAGCAGGTGACCCTGGCCGCCGACGCGCAACTGGGCGCGGTCGAACCGGCCACCCTGCTGCTGCACAAGCCGGCCGGGCTGGATCTGGACGCCGCCCTGGCCCTGGTCAGGCCGGACACGCGCAGCGCGCTGGACATGGCCAAGGTGCGCGTGCTGAAGCGCCACTTCCTGCGTCTGAACGCGCCAATGCCGCTGGAAGACGCCGCCAGCGGCCTGCTGGTGCTGAGCCAGGACGGCCGCGTGCTGCGCCGCCTGACCGAGGACGCGACCTCGATCGAACAGGAATTCGTGGTCGAGGTGCGCGGCGAACTGAAGCCTTACGGCATGCTGCGGCTGGCGCACGGCCTGGTGTACCGGCAGCGCAGCCTGCCGCCGTGCAAGGTCAGCTGGCAGAACGAGGACCGCCTGCGCTTCGCGATCAAGCACGTGCAGCCCGGGCAGCTGCAGCACATGTGCGCCGAGGTCGGGCTGGAAGCGATCAGCCTGCGGCGCCTGCGTGTGGGCCGCATCCCGCTGGGCAAGCTGGCAGCGGGCGAATGGCGTTATCTGCCGGGCGGCGAGCGTTTCTGAGCGGCGGCGGTCGCGACCGGTGGCGCGCCGACGCACGGCGCTTGCCACCGTGCCGTCGCGCACGCTTGAGCCTTCCGGCGCGAAGTCCCCCTGCCTTGCGGCCTATTGCGCGCGTCGCGGCTGGCGGCCGACACTCGCCGCGGGCACAAGGGGACGGACATGATCGCAACGATGCTGGCAGCGGCACTGGCCTTGGCGCCGACCGACGCCGCGGTGGCGCAAGCCGACCTGCAGTTCGCCGCCGCGCGCATCGCCGCCGATCATCCGGGACTGGTCCCCGGCGAGGATCCGGGGCTGGCCGCGCAGGCGCGGCAGGCGGCGAGCGCGGCGCAGGCCCAGGCGCGGCGCATCGTCGATCGTGCCGGCTATGCCCAGGTCATGCAGGCCTATGCCGCCGCGTTCGGCGATCCGCATGTCGCGATCGAACTGGCCTCGCCCGACACCGACACCGGCGCCGCGAGCACGACACCGCCCGCGCCCGCCAGCGCCGCGCAGGGCGCATTCGAACGCCTCACGCCAGCGGCCTGGAAACTGACCCTGCCGACCTTCTATGCCGGCGATCCCGGCTTCGAGTCGACGATGAGCGCGATCGCCGCGGCGGCGGACGCGCTGCGCCAGCACACGCCCACACTGCTGGTCCTGGACCTGCGCGGCAACGGCGGCGGCGCCGCGGCGCCCGGCGATGCGGTGCTGGCCGCGATCTGGGGCGAGCAGGCGCTGCCCGCGCTGGACCGCCGCCGCGCCAGCGCCTCGCTGTGGCGGGTCTCCGACGGGGTCATCGAAAACCTGCAGACGCGCCGCACGCGCATCGCCGCGCGCTACCCGCAGGAACTGCCCGGCTTCGACCGCTTGCTGGACGGCCTGCGCGCGGCGCAGCGCCAGGGAGAGGCGCTGTATCGCGATCCGCTGCCGAGCGCGGCCGCCGGCACCGCGCCGCGCGGCGGCCCGGCACGCATCGTCGCCATCACCGATGGCGCCTGCATCAGTGCCTGCCTGGATTTCATGGACCGGCTGCTGGAAGGTCCCGGCGTGGAGCAGGTCGGCCAGCCGACCGGCGCCGACACGCTCTACACCGAAGTGGAAAGCGTGCCGCTGCCGAGCGGACGCGCGACGTTGCTGTTGCCGATGCAGCGCCTGGAAGGGCGCCAGCGCGGCGCGATGCAGGCCTATGCGCCGCGCGTGCGCCTGGACGACGACGCGGCGGTGAGCGCCTGGCTGCGCCGCGAAGTGGCCGCGGTCTCGCCGCCGGCCGGCACCGCGCCGTAGCGCTGCGGCGCGGCGCGGCGCGACCGGGATCGGGATCGGGATCGATCCGAGCGTGTCGAGCGCGCCTATGCGGCAACGCGCTACGGCTGCGCCAACGCGCGCTCCACCGCCTGCTGCGCCAATGGCGCCATCAGCGCGTAACCGGCCGCGGTGGGATGCACGCCGTCGGTGGCCAGCGCCTTGTCCAGGCCGCCCTGGCGATTGCGCATCTTGCTGTGGTAGTCCAGGTACACCGCGCCGTGGCTTTGTGCGTACTGCTCGATCCAGGCGTTGAGCGCGCGGATCTTTTCCGCCGGTTGCAGGCCCGGCCGCCACGGGTAGTCGCTGACCGGCAGCACCGACGCCAGCACCAGCTTGATGTGGTTGGCCTGCGCCAGTTCGGCCATCGAGCGCAGGTTGTCTTCGATCATGCGCTGGGTGGACAGGCCGGTGTTGCCGGCCAGGTCGTTGGTGCCGGCCAGGATCACCACGGCCGCCGGCTTGAGGTCGATGACGTCCTGGCGAAAGCGCACCAGCATCTGCGCGGTGGTCTGCC
Proteins encoded:
- a CDS encoding rRNA pseudouridine synthase; the encoded protein is MSVPTRLDKYVAAMLPCSRSEAQQYIEGGWVSVDGVVVEEPQAAVTTQQVTLAADAQLGAVEPATLLLHKPAGLDLDAALALVRPDTRSALDMAKVRVLKRHFLRLNAPMPLEDAASGLLVLSQDGRVLRRLTEDATSIEQEFVVEVRGELKPYGMLRLAHGLVYRQRSLPPCKVSWQNEDRLRFAIKHVQPGQLQHMCAEVGLEAISLRRLRVGRIPLGKLAAGEWRYLPGGERF
- a CDS encoding peptidylprolyl isomerase, with product MEIANGLVATIHYTLTDDAGEVIDQSAPDNPLSYLHGAGNIVPGLEKALTGKRPGERVQVDVIPAEGYGPRHEQLQQQVPRSSFPDAEGLQPGMQFQAQTDQGPLLVTVTEVGAELVTIDGNHPLAGQVLHFAVEVAGVRDATEQEKNQGHAGAAL
- a CDS encoding YgjP-like metallopeptidase domain-containing protein, giving the protein MQTLKYLVGYPPHVQDQVRELIARDRLGEWLRKRYDTPNPVRNDRQLYDYTLALKDRHMRSSDPLHKVIYDNRLQAVKHALGTHTSVSRVQGSKLKASREIRIAGVFRDAPAAFLQMIVAHELAHLKESAHNKPFYQLCTHMAPDYHQLEFDLRLYLTQLDLAGTADR
- a CDS encoding methyltransferase domain-containing protein — its product is MSGYATQINTLNLGGQDYRIRSLLDTQQFSDPDAQAEAAGISSAQWSLFGNVWPAGRLLAEAMALYDFGDKRILEIGCGLGLASLVLRRRGADIVASDRHPLTEVFLAYNAALNEMPAVPYRRLDWDQPNLELGRFDVIIGSDVLYEHQHPALLAELLARHATASAEVLIADPGRGNSAALTRALATQGYALSEQREMPLGPDDLPPYRGRVLRFSRDALPTGGNA
- a CDS encoding DksA/TraR family C4-type zinc finger protein, with the translated sequence MATGWAGDGAVQDQIDATVEDAIKRARSQLPQGPSLEQCEACDAPIPEARRKAVPGVRLCVACQEAHDHEQHEHSGYNRRGSKDSQLR
- a CDS encoding SGNH/GDSL hydrolase family protein; this translates as MKPLSRAALLSLCLSAVHPAFAQTAAPAAGALQGKVDALYTQAPDTLQAKDVAELQQRLLDWAQLDRYRADNAALAPPAAGERRVVFYGDSITDMWGRSEGATFFPGKPYVNRGISGQTTAQMLVRFRQDVIDLKPAAVVILAGTNDLAGNTGLSTQRMIEDNLRSMAELAQANHIKLVLASVLPVSDYPWRPGLQPAEKIRALNAWIEQYAQSHGAVYLDYHSKMRNRQGGLDKALATDGVHPTAAGYALMAPLAQQAVERALAQP
- a CDS encoding DUF2789 domain-containing protein, whose protein sequence is MELPVHPFADLFAQLGLPNSETEIRQFIGRHSPLPDTMRLEEAPFWTPAQAQLLREERIDDADWAMVVDQLNIALHSRPVPPVGTAANDD
- a CDS encoding mechanosensitive ion channel family protein, yielding MLPPSVHRWLDLIVPGAHIALIVLGAWLLRTLLRRLVRRLSEHHALPPELTMLARRGSGFVIYTTALLLILDRLGVSGTVLWTAFTGFAAVAAVAFFAAWSVLSNIFCTLLIFATRPFRLHDHIELLENGEKPGLKGQVVDINLIYTTLRENRGDEGDSVLQIPNSLFFQRSTRRWRGHPVPPGLG
- a CDS encoding DUF2058 domain-containing protein, with the translated sequence MRNPLQEQLLKAGLVKKNQVAQVAREQAKARHGKAPPLPSAEQLESERLRLERVERDRALAAERNAQARAQEQRAQARQIVDSNKLKADGEIDYHFTDAGKIQRLRVDAALRAQLISGAAVIARLDAGYAPIPRAVVEKVASRDPAAIVLDTTQAAPAAGDEDDAYYSRFQVPDDLIW
- a CDS encoding S41 family peptidase yields the protein MIATMLAAALALAPTDAAVAQADLQFAAARIAADHPGLVPGEDPGLAAQARQAASAAQAQARRIVDRAGYAQVMQAYAAAFGDPHVAIELASPDTDTGAASTTPPAPASAAQGAFERLTPAAWKLTLPTFYAGDPGFESTMSAIAAAADALRQHTPTLLVLDLRGNGGGAAAPGDAVLAAIWGEQALPALDRRRASASLWRVSDGVIENLQTRRTRIAARYPQELPGFDRLLDGLRAAQRQGEALYRDPLPSAAAGTAPRGGPARIVAITDGACISACLDFMDRLLEGPGVEQVGQPTGADTLYTEVESVPLPSGRATLLLPMQRLEGRQRGAMQAYAPRVRLDDDAAVSAWLRREVAAVSPPAGTAP
- a CDS encoding Hsp70 family protein, which translates into the protein MRLGIDFGTSNSAAAAVIDGRVVPIGFGDQHQFRTTVYFPEVMRDPADFELTPVLERQVDELIEAGRRDAAAAGRERSRDELRRDAIRVVRRQWMEAQMREPRSSAALLQNAVYGDAALDAYFIEGEGSLVQSPKSMLGYNLHPRAKQTITGIATHILEHIRLTASQQLGLQVRSALLGRPVQFRSSIGEAGNAQALQILHSAAIAAGFDDIAFLEEPAAAAMHYHAGSDERHDAVVVDIGGGTTDIAHASVGGDGAPQVHRAWGIARGGTDIDLALSLASYMPLFGRGSTRVPAHHYVEAAMVQDTTRQRDFRQHRYDEVPHPYDTRLQALQDTGNTARLYRAVERSKIRLSDSAQHAEALEYIEAGLQVQVRADELTHAARSYLEALGELLAQVRSDIGCDPAAVFLTGGMSRAGYIQQVVAAAFPQARLVHGDPSFGVVQGLALAAAQR
- a CDS encoding YkgJ family cysteine cluster protein; the protein is MSAQQATPRAAAEKSVTCDRCDAICCRLTVLLMPDDKVPEHYTEHTAEGLHVMARDEDGWCVAVDSKRMCCSIYEQRPAICRKFTMAGPYCRDIRRIHNDQLARGIPLTMY
- a CDS encoding EAL domain-containing protein — its product is MLLRSLSAELGQPACGNCRDGEPLDFGIRMAFQPIVDAQARTIYAYEALVRGEDGSGAAAVLARVRPQQLYRFDQTCRVQAIATAARLGLRTRLSINFIPNAVYEPATCIRLTLAAAEHYGVPTGDLIFEMSESERIRDLPKVVRILRDYAQRGFLTAIDDFGAGHSGLNLLASFQPHLLKLDMALIRDIDSSVPRQHIVAGIVGMAAALGCRVLAEGVETPAEYRALRALGIDLYQGFLFAMPALEALPEIPAERWASLEQAA